Proteins from a genomic interval of Musa acuminata AAA Group cultivar baxijiao chromosome BXJ1-9, Cavendish_Baxijiao_AAA, whole genome shotgun sequence:
- the LOC135582229 gene encoding phosphoglucan phosphatase LSF1, chloroplastic-like isoform X1 yields the protein MALILQLPPSSCCGPFRERSDRLAALSSPWIRVGGSLGRVATVSAAANKGTAPRDLVRISAMADQTLYKMNLNEYMVTLEKPLGIRFALSVDGRIFVHSLKKGGNAEKSRIVMVGDALKKASNVSSGGFIDIKDLRDAETMLKDIAGLFSLVLERPFSPYPIQQLHLSGVYHTLFNRGRVAFATWNRNVLATDLQPGSEGSGESGFTIFSPKFLKSEGWMLLANEGSVDSPVQSNRSILAKRTHEIVSIFSEEESEDVEWAYGSFPLEEYIKALDRAKGELYYNHSLGMQYSKITEQIYVGSCIQTEKDVQTLSDAVGITAVLNFQSESERANWGINSESINDACCQNNILMVNYPIREVDSLDLRKKLPFCVGLLLRLLRKNFRIFVTCTTGFDRSPACVIAYLHWIQDTALHAAHNFVTGLHSCRPDRAAIVWATWDLIAMVENGKHDGPPTHAVNFVWSNGCREGDEVFLVGDFTNNWKEPIKAVHKGGSKFEAELRLRHGKYNYKFIINGQWRHSPALPAESDECGNVNNVIGVGDIARIRPSPSHLQIKDPTVVKVIERPLTEDERFMLAFAARRIAFSICPIRLAPK from the exons ATGGCCCTTATTCTCCAACTCCCCCCCTCCTCTTGCTGCGGCCCCTTCCGCGAGAGGAGCGATCGGCTCGCCGCCCTCTCCTCCCCTTGGATTCGCGTCGGTGGATCGCTCGGTCGGGTCGCGACTGTCTCGGCCGCCGCTAACAAGGGGACCGCGCCACGGGACCTCGTTAGGATCTCGGCTATGGCGGATCAGACTCTGTACAAGATGAATCTGAACGAGTACATGGTCACCCTCGAGAAGCCTTTGGGCATTCGCTTCGCGCTCTCCGTGGACGGGAGGATCTTCGTCCACTCGCTCAAGAAAGGG GGAAATGCAGAAAAATCAAGAATAGTGATGGTTGGTGACGCATTAAAGAAGGCAAGTAACGTGTCAAGTGGTGGTTTCATTGACATAAAGGACTTAAGGGATGCAGA GACGATGCTCAAGGACATTGCAGGATTATTTAGTCTTGTACTTGAAAGACCATTCTCTCCTTATCCAATTCAACAATTACATTTAAGTGGTGTTTACCATACTTTGTTTAATAGAGGCCGGGTTGCTTTTGCCACTTGGAATAGGAACGTCCTGGCAACAGATCTTCAGCCAGGTTCTGAGGGAAGTGGAGAATCCGGGTTTACCATATTTTCTCCTAAGTTTCTGAAGTCAGAGGGGTGGATGCTTCTGGCAAATGAAGGCTCTGTTGATTCCCCAGTACAGAGCAATAGGAGCATATTAGCTAAACGTACACATGAGATTGTAAGTATTTTTTCTGAAGAAGAGAGCGAAGATGTTGAATGGGCCTACGGTAGCTTTCCTCTGGAGGAGTATATCAAAGCACTGGATCGAGCAAAAGGCGAGTTATACTATAACCACTCACTTGGCATGCAGTATAGCAAG ATCACTGAGCAGATCTATGTTGGTTCATGCATACAAACAGAAAAGGATGTGCAGACATTGTCAGATGCTGTG GGTATCACTGCTGTTCTAAATTTCCAGAGTGAAAGCGAACGTGCCAATTGGGGAATCAATTCAGAATCCATAAATGATGCTTGTTGTCAAAACAATATTCTGATGGTTAACTATCCAATAAG AGAAGTGGACTCCCTAGACTTGCGAAAGAAACTTCCATTCTGTGTAGGACTTCTGCTACGACTTCTGAGGAAAAACTTCCGAATATTTGTGACATGTACAACTGGATTTGATAGATCCCCTGCCTGCGTTATTGCCTATCTACACTGGATTCAAGATACTGCTCTTCATGCTGCACACAATTTTGTCACTGGCTTGCATTCATGTAGACCTGACAG AGCAGCAATTGTCTGGGCCACATGGGATCTTATTGCTATGGTAGAAAACGGAAAGCATGATGGACCTCCAACACATGCTGTCAACTTTGTGTGGAGCAATGGTTGTCGAGAG GGTGATGAGGTATTTTTGGTTGGAGATTTCACAAACAATTGGAAAGAACCCATCAAGGCTGTTCATAAGGGTGGATCAAAATTTGAAGCTGAACTTAGACTACGGCATGGGAA ATATAATTATAAGTTCATCATTAATGGGCAATGGAGGCACTCGCCAGCATTGCCTGCTGAGTCAGACGAATGCGGGAATGTTAACAACGTTATCGGGGTTGGTGATATCGCTAGGATTAGACCTTCTCCTTCTCACCTACAAATAAAG GATCCTACGGTTGTGAAGGTAATCGAGAGACCATTAACAGAAGATGAACGCTTCATGTTGGCCTTTGCAGCACGCCGGATTGCATTCTCCATCTGCCCTATCAGACTTGCTCCCAAGTAA
- the LOC135592617 gene encoding carbonic anhydrase 2-like, with protein sequence MSTTAAVHCVATLVRANKPTTAIHKKPTSSSSSTPSPSFPRLIRNSPVFAAPTTVAPAVEMEPLERVQSGFVQFKKEVYEKKSDLFAELKEGQSPKFMVFACADSRVCPSVVLNFQPGEAFTIRNIANMVPPYDQVKYSGVGAAIEYAVLHLKVQNIMVIGHSRCGGIKGLMSIKDDGTTSTDFIEDWVKICLPARDKVKAEHAALSFEEQCTKCEKEAVNVSLQNLKTYPFVKEAVEKKSLKLIGAHYNFVNGNFETWED encoded by the exons ATGTCGACGACCGCCGCGGTGCACTGCGTCGCTACACTTGTCCGAGCCAACAAGCCCACGACCGCCATCCACAAGAAGcccacttcttcttcctcttccactcCCTCCCCTTCCTTCCCTCGCCTCATCAGGAACTCTCCCGTCTTCGCGGCCCCGACCACCGTCGCGCCCGCCGTG GAAATGGAGCCACTGGAGCGGGTCCAATCCGGGTTTGTGCAGTTCAAGAAGGAGGTCTATGA GAAGAAGTCGGATTTGTTTGCTGAACTCAAAGAGGGTCAAAGCCCCAAG TTCATGGTGTTCGCATGCGCCGACTCCCGTGTGTGCCCGTCCGTGGTGCTCAACTTCCAGCCCGGTGAAGCCTTCACCATCCGCAACATAGCCAACATGGTCCCTCCCTATGACCAG GTAAAGTATTCTGGTGTTGGAGCGGCCATTGAGTATGCTGTGCTCCATCTCAAG GTGCAGAACATAATGGTCATCGGCCACAGCCGCTGTGGTGGCATCAAGGGACTCATGTCCATCAAGGACGATGGCACCACCAGCAC TGACTTCATAGAGGATTGGGTGAAGATTTGCCTACCAGCAAGAGACAAGGTGAAGGCTGAGCATGCAGCCTTGTCTTTTGAGGAGCAGTGCACCAAGTGTGAAAAG gagGCTGTAAATGTGTCCCTGCAAAACCTGAAGACCTACCCCTTTGTGAAAGAAGCTGTAGAGAAAAAATCATTGAAGTTAATTGGAGCGCATTATAACTTTGTCAATGGCAACTTTGAGACATGGGAGGACTAA
- the LOC135582229 gene encoding phosphoglucan phosphatase LSF1, chloroplastic-like isoform X2, translating to MVGDALKKASNVSSGGFIDIKDLRDAETMLKDIAGLFSLVLERPFSPYPIQQLHLSGVYHTLFNRGRVAFATWNRNVLATDLQPGSEGSGESGFTIFSPKFLKSEGWMLLANEGSVDSPVQSNRSILAKRTHEIVSIFSEEESEDVEWAYGSFPLEEYIKALDRAKGELYYNHSLGMQYSKITEQIYVGSCIQTEKDVQTLSDAVGITAVLNFQSESERANWGINSESINDACCQNNILMVNYPIREVDSLDLRKKLPFCVGLLLRLLRKNFRIFVTCTTGFDRSPACVIAYLHWIQDTALHAAHNFVTGLHSCRPDRAAIVWATWDLIAMVENGKHDGPPTHAVNFVWSNGCREGDEVFLVGDFTNNWKEPIKAVHKGGSKFEAELRLRHGKYNYKFIINGQWRHSPALPAESDECGNVNNVIGVGDIARIRPSPSHLQIKDPTVVKVIERPLTEDERFMLAFAARRIAFSICPIRLAPK from the exons ATGGTTGGTGACGCATTAAAGAAGGCAAGTAACGTGTCAAGTGGTGGTTTCATTGACATAAAGGACTTAAGGGATGCAGA GACGATGCTCAAGGACATTGCAGGATTATTTAGTCTTGTACTTGAAAGACCATTCTCTCCTTATCCAATTCAACAATTACATTTAAGTGGTGTTTACCATACTTTGTTTAATAGAGGCCGGGTTGCTTTTGCCACTTGGAATAGGAACGTCCTGGCAACAGATCTTCAGCCAGGTTCTGAGGGAAGTGGAGAATCCGGGTTTACCATATTTTCTCCTAAGTTTCTGAAGTCAGAGGGGTGGATGCTTCTGGCAAATGAAGGCTCTGTTGATTCCCCAGTACAGAGCAATAGGAGCATATTAGCTAAACGTACACATGAGATTGTAAGTATTTTTTCTGAAGAAGAGAGCGAAGATGTTGAATGGGCCTACGGTAGCTTTCCTCTGGAGGAGTATATCAAAGCACTGGATCGAGCAAAAGGCGAGTTATACTATAACCACTCACTTGGCATGCAGTATAGCAAG ATCACTGAGCAGATCTATGTTGGTTCATGCATACAAACAGAAAAGGATGTGCAGACATTGTCAGATGCTGTG GGTATCACTGCTGTTCTAAATTTCCAGAGTGAAAGCGAACGTGCCAATTGGGGAATCAATTCAGAATCCATAAATGATGCTTGTTGTCAAAACAATATTCTGATGGTTAACTATCCAATAAG AGAAGTGGACTCCCTAGACTTGCGAAAGAAACTTCCATTCTGTGTAGGACTTCTGCTACGACTTCTGAGGAAAAACTTCCGAATATTTGTGACATGTACAACTGGATTTGATAGATCCCCTGCCTGCGTTATTGCCTATCTACACTGGATTCAAGATACTGCTCTTCATGCTGCACACAATTTTGTCACTGGCTTGCATTCATGTAGACCTGACAG AGCAGCAATTGTCTGGGCCACATGGGATCTTATTGCTATGGTAGAAAACGGAAAGCATGATGGACCTCCAACACATGCTGTCAACTTTGTGTGGAGCAATGGTTGTCGAGAG GGTGATGAGGTATTTTTGGTTGGAGATTTCACAAACAATTGGAAAGAACCCATCAAGGCTGTTCATAAGGGTGGATCAAAATTTGAAGCTGAACTTAGACTACGGCATGGGAA ATATAATTATAAGTTCATCATTAATGGGCAATGGAGGCACTCGCCAGCATTGCCTGCTGAGTCAGACGAATGCGGGAATGTTAACAACGTTATCGGGGTTGGTGATATCGCTAGGATTAGACCTTCTCCTTCTCACCTACAAATAAAG GATCCTACGGTTGTGAAGGTAATCGAGAGACCATTAACAGAAGATGAACGCTTCATGTTGGCCTTTGCAGCACGCCGGATTGCATTCTCCATCTGCCCTATCAGACTTGCTCCCAAGTAA
- the LOC103997136 gene encoding uncharacterized protein LOC103997136 produces the protein MGRSKSEAPRRLRFASPDEAGDDVECSGASCRSCAAVMVADCVALGCCPCAVVDVLALALVKVPWAVSRRCLGMLKRREGASRRRRVRDEGGVERMRGEVVVEGREAKSSEKMKRWADVGATVGENGQGGQRSDADKVWMELYQIGHWGFGCHSREFRGGAIREDT, from the coding sequence ATGGGGAGGTCGAAGAGCGAGGCCCCGAGGAGGCTGCGCTTCGCGTCGCCCGACGAGGCCGGAGACGACGTGGAGTGCAGCGGCGCGTCGTGCCGGTCGTGCGCCGCGGTCATGGTCGCCGACTGCGTCGCGCTGGGCTGCTGTCCCTGCGCGGTGGTCGACGTGCTCGCCTTGGCCTTGGTGAAGGTCCCCTGGGCGGTGTCGAGGAGATGCTTGGGGATGCTGAAGAGGAGAGAGGGGGCTTCGCGAAGACGAAGGGTGAGAGATGAGGGAGGAGTAGAGAGGATGAGGGGGGAGGTGGTGGTCGAGGGAAGGGAAGCGAAGAGCTCGGAGAAGATGAAGCGGTGGGCTGACGTTGGAGCGACGGTGGGGGAGAATGGCCAAGGAGGTCAACGATCTGACGCTGATAAGGTGTGGATGGAGCTGTATCAGATCGGGCACTGGGGGTTTGGTTGTCATTCTCGGGAATTCAGGGGAGGGGCAATTAGGGAAGACACGTAG
- the LOC135592616 gene encoding uncharacterized protein LOC135592616 — MQENKRRAMEAEEEEGKQRVPVLVASPSFREPFAEADDLLDPPPPVGTGDGGDESDVDDDDSEFAFVVKDPETGPAITAAEIFSNGQIRPIYPVFDRSLLLANGDDDRGRLVAEGEEKTAPVRRTLGKLLIEEREEHSASASSSSSSLGTDELEGIPPGTYCVWAPRSTAPSASRCKKSRSTGSSLRWRLRDLVIGRSQSDGKEKFVFLAAKGEEAVAAGSEESKKEKAKARDKGGKPTEVDGPTAHRVYYGKGRQTRSGAVRRSFLPYNQNLIGFFANVNGLSRTHHPF, encoded by the coding sequence ATGCAGGAAAACAAACGGAGAGCGATGGAagcagaagaagaggaagggaagCAACGCGTACCCGTCCTCGTGGCTTCCCCCAGCTTCCGGGAGCCCTTCGCCGAGGCTGACGATCTCCTAGATCCACCGCCTCCCGTCGGCACCGGGGACGGCGGAGATGAGTCCGACGTCGACGACGACGATTCCGAATTCGCCTTCGTTGTCAAGGACCCCGAGACCGGTCCGGCCATCACCGCCGCCGAGATATTCTCCAACGGCCAGATCCGCCCCATCTACCCCGTCTTCGACCGCTCCCTCCTCCTCGCCAACGGCGACGACGATCGCGGCCGCCTCGTAGCGGAGGGGGAGGAGAAGACCGCACCGGTGCGCAGAACCCTAGGGAAGCTCTTGATCGAGGAGCGCGAGGAGCACTCCGCCTCTGCCTCCTCATCCTCGTCGTCCTTGGGAACGGACGAGCTCGAGGGGATCCCGCCGGGGACGTACTGCGTGTGGGCGCCGAGGTCGACCGCGCCGTCGGCATCGCGGTGCAAGAAGAGCAGATCCACGGGGTCCTCGCTGCGGTGGCGGCTCCGGGACCTGGTGATCGGACGGAGCCAGAGCGACGGGAAGGAGAAGTTCGTGTTCCTCGCGGCCAAGGGCGAGGAGGCGGTGGCAGCAGGGTCGGAGGAGAGCAAGAAGGAGAAGGCCAAGGCGAGAGACAAGGGAGGTAAACCGACGGAGGTGGACGGACCTACCGCCCATCGGGTATATTACGGTAAAGGCCGGCAGACACGGAGCGGCGCGGTCCGGCGTTCGTTCCTTCCTTACAACCAAAATTTGATCGGGTTCTTCGCCAATGTGAACGGGCTTTCCCGGACGCATCACCCATTTTAA
- the LOC103997137 gene encoding cinnamoyl-CoA reductase-like SNL6 isoform X2 has translation MGVLRSTESLEAEIEEMREALLRSGGIGRAHVRKAGSGSVRRRADGDGGVGDERTVCVTGGISFVGFAVVNHLLDRGYTVRLALETQEDMDKLRETEMFGEMGRDGVWAVMASVMDLESLCRAFDGCVGVFHTSSVVDPGGLSGYSKHMAQMEVRAAELVVEACVRTQSVRRCVFTSSLLACVWRENSTPRSSRRPTIVDENCWSDQRVCRDKKLWFALGKTMAEKAAWRAARGRDVKLVTVCPALVTGPGFLRRNSTSSIAYLKGAQDMLTEGLLATTDVEKVAEAHVAVYEAMSSTACGRYICYDHVIRSGEEAAELERQLGLPNRVSRDAHADCPTWVELSNRKLSRLSSSRRRRCTYDIYSISQE, from the exons ATGGGGGTGCTAAGGAGCACGGAGAGCTTGGAGGCGGAGATCGAGGAGATGCGGGAGGCGCTGCTGCGGAGCGGCGGAATCGGGAGGGCCCATGTGCGGAAGGCGGGGTCGGGAAGCGTCCGGCGGAGGGCGGACGGCGACGGCGGGGTAGGCGACGAGCGGACGGTGTGCGTCACCGGGGGGATCTCGTTCGTCGGGTTCGCCGTCGTCAACCACCTCCTCGACCGCGGATACACCGTCCGCCTCGCCCTCGAAACCCAGG AGGACATGGACAAGCTGAGGGAGACGGAGATGTTCGGCGAGATGGGCAGGGACGGGGTGTGGGCGGTGATGGCCAGCGTGATGGACTTGGAGAGCTTGTGCCGGGCGTTCGATGGGTGCGTCGGGGTCTTCCACACCTCCAGCGTCGTTGATCCGGGGGGTCTCTCTGGCTACTCG AAGCACATGGCCCAAATGGAGGTGAGAGCAGCCGAGCTAGTGGTTGAAGCCTGCGTGAGAACCCAATCGGTCAGAAGATGCGTCTTCACCTCCTCGCTTCTGGCTTGCGTTTGGCGAGAGAACAGCACTCCTCGAAGTAGCCGTCGCCCCACCATCGTGGACGAGAACTGCTGGAGCGATCAGAGAGTGTGTCGTGATAAAAAG CTATGGTTTGCGCTGGGCAAGACAATGGCAGAGAAAGCGGCATGGAGGGCGGCACGTGGGAGAGATGTGAAGCTGGTGACCGTATGCCCCGCCCTCGTCACCGGACCTGGTTTCCTTCGTCGCAACTCCACCAGCTCCATCGCCTACCTCAAAG GAGCTCAAGATATGCTCACGGAGGGACTGCTCGCCACCACCGACGTGGAGAAGGTAGCCGAGGCTCACGTAGCTGTGTACGAGGCAATGAGCAGCACCGCTTGTGGGCGATACATCTGCTACGATCATGTCATCCGAAGCGGCGAAGAGGCCGCCGAACTAGAGCGGCAGCTGGGTCTTCCGAACAGGGTATCCAGGGACGCCCACGCCGATTGCCCGACATGGGTGGAGCTCTCCAACCGGAAGCTCTCAAGGCTATCCTCTTCCAGGAGGAGGAGGTGTACATACGATATCTACTCGATCTCGCAGGAGTAG
- the LOC103997142 gene encoding protein SPIRAL1-like 3 yields MGRGVSSGGGQSSLGYLFGSGEAPKSTGETAAPAQKSPSPLPVDNKKQIPAGIQGNLANNYHRADGQNCGNFITDRPSTKVQAAPGGGSSLGYLFGGGGN; encoded by the exons ATGGGTCGTGGAGTAAGCAGCGGAGGTGGTCAGAGTTCTTTGGGCTACCTATTTGGTAGCGGCGAGGCTCCCAAATCTACTGGAGAGACTGCTGCACCAGCTCAGAAATCACCTTCACCACTACCAGTTGACAACAAGAAGCAAATCCCTGCAGGTATTCAAGGGAACCTTGCAAATAACTACCACCGTGCAGATGGGCAGAATTGTGGAAATTTCATCACG GATCGACCTTCAACGAAGGTGCAAGCTGCTCCTGGTGGTGGTTCTTCCCTAGGTTACCTTTTCGGTGGTGGCGGCAACTGA
- the LOC103997137 gene encoding cinnamoyl-CoA reductase-like SNL6 isoform X1, which produces MGVLRSTESLEAEIEEMREALLRSGGIGRAHVRKAGSGSVRRRADGDGGVGDERTVCVTGGISFVGFAVVNHLLDRGYTVRLALETQEDMDKLRETEMFGEMGRDGVWAVMASVMDLESLCRAFDGCVGVFHTSSVVDPGGLSGYSKHMAQMEVRAAELVVEACVRTQSVRRCVFTSSLLACVWRENSTPRSSRRPTIVDENCWSDQRVCRDKKLWFALGKTMAEKAAWRAARGRDVKLVTVCPALVTGPGFLRRNSTSSIAYLKGQRPLPRPSHCRLLGSYISFLGNACRSSRYAHGGTARHHRRGEGSRGSRSCVRGNEQHRLWAIHLLRSCHPKRRRGRRTRAAAGSSEQGIQGRPRRLPDMGGALQPEALKAILFQEEEVYIRYLLDLAGVVGLHIVYIPGEAHSNT; this is translated from the exons ATGGGGGTGCTAAGGAGCACGGAGAGCTTGGAGGCGGAGATCGAGGAGATGCGGGAGGCGCTGCTGCGGAGCGGCGGAATCGGGAGGGCCCATGTGCGGAAGGCGGGGTCGGGAAGCGTCCGGCGGAGGGCGGACGGCGACGGCGGGGTAGGCGACGAGCGGACGGTGTGCGTCACCGGGGGGATCTCGTTCGTCGGGTTCGCCGTCGTCAACCACCTCCTCGACCGCGGATACACCGTCCGCCTCGCCCTCGAAACCCAGG AGGACATGGACAAGCTGAGGGAGACGGAGATGTTCGGCGAGATGGGCAGGGACGGGGTGTGGGCGGTGATGGCCAGCGTGATGGACTTGGAGAGCTTGTGCCGGGCGTTCGATGGGTGCGTCGGGGTCTTCCACACCTCCAGCGTCGTTGATCCGGGGGGTCTCTCTGGCTACTCG AAGCACATGGCCCAAATGGAGGTGAGAGCAGCCGAGCTAGTGGTTGAAGCCTGCGTGAGAACCCAATCGGTCAGAAGATGCGTCTTCACCTCCTCGCTTCTGGCTTGCGTTTGGCGAGAGAACAGCACTCCTCGAAGTAGCCGTCGCCCCACCATCGTGGACGAGAACTGCTGGAGCGATCAGAGAGTGTGTCGTGATAAAAAG CTATGGTTTGCGCTGGGCAAGACAATGGCAGAGAAAGCGGCATGGAGGGCGGCACGTGGGAGAGATGTGAAGCTGGTGACCGTATGCCCCGCCCTCGTCACCGGACCTGGTTTCCTTCGTCGCAACTCCACCAGCTCCATCGCCTACCTCAAAGGCCAGAGGCCACTCCCTCGCCCATCTCACTGTCGCCTTCTAGGATCCTACATCTCATTCCTTGGAAATGCCTGCAGGAGCTCAAGATATGCTCACGGAGGGACTGCTCGCCACCACCGACGTGGAGAAGGTAGCCGAGGCTCACGTAGCTGTGTACGAGGCAATGAGCAGCACCGCTTGTGGGCGATACATCTGCTACGATCATGTCATCCGAAGCGGCGAAGAGGCCGCCGAACTAGAGCGGCAGCTGGGTCTTCCGAACAGGGTATCCAGGGACGCCCACGCCGATTGCCCGACATGGGTGGAGCTCTCCAACCGGAAGCTCTCAAGGCTATCCTCTTCCAGGAGGAGGAGGTGTACATACGATATCTACTCGATCTCGCAGGAGTAGTAGGCCTACACATTGTGTACATTCCGGGAGAAGCACATTCGAATACCTGA
- the LOC103997137 gene encoding cinnamoyl-CoA reductase-like SNL6 isoform X3, producing the protein MDKLRETEMFGEMGRDGVWAVMASVMDLESLCRAFDGCVGVFHTSSVVDPGGLSGYSKHMAQMEVRAAELVVEACVRTQSVRRCVFTSSLLACVWRENSTPRSSRRPTIVDENCWSDQRVCRDKKLWFALGKTMAEKAAWRAARGRDVKLVTVCPALVTGPGFLRRNSTSSIAYLKGQRPLPRPSHCRLLGSYISFLGNACRSSRYAHGGTARHHRRGEGSRGSRSCVRGNEQHRLWAIHLLRSCHPKRRRGRRTRAAAGSSEQGIQGRPRRLPDMGGALQPEALKAILFQEEEVYIRYLLDLAGVVGLHIVYIPGEAHSNT; encoded by the exons ATGGACAAGCTGAGGGAGACGGAGATGTTCGGCGAGATGGGCAGGGACGGGGTGTGGGCGGTGATGGCCAGCGTGATGGACTTGGAGAGCTTGTGCCGGGCGTTCGATGGGTGCGTCGGGGTCTTCCACACCTCCAGCGTCGTTGATCCGGGGGGTCTCTCTGGCTACTCG AAGCACATGGCCCAAATGGAGGTGAGAGCAGCCGAGCTAGTGGTTGAAGCCTGCGTGAGAACCCAATCGGTCAGAAGATGCGTCTTCACCTCCTCGCTTCTGGCTTGCGTTTGGCGAGAGAACAGCACTCCTCGAAGTAGCCGTCGCCCCACCATCGTGGACGAGAACTGCTGGAGCGATCAGAGAGTGTGTCGTGATAAAAAG CTATGGTTTGCGCTGGGCAAGACAATGGCAGAGAAAGCGGCATGGAGGGCGGCACGTGGGAGAGATGTGAAGCTGGTGACCGTATGCCCCGCCCTCGTCACCGGACCTGGTTTCCTTCGTCGCAACTCCACCAGCTCCATCGCCTACCTCAAAGGCCAGAGGCCACTCCCTCGCCCATCTCACTGTCGCCTTCTAGGATCCTACATCTCATTCCTTGGAAATGCCTGCAGGAGCTCAAGATATGCTCACGGAGGGACTGCTCGCCACCACCGACGTGGAGAAGGTAGCCGAGGCTCACGTAGCTGTGTACGAGGCAATGAGCAGCACCGCTTGTGGGCGATACATCTGCTACGATCATGTCATCCGAAGCGGCGAAGAGGCCGCCGAACTAGAGCGGCAGCTGGGTCTTCCGAACAGGGTATCCAGGGACGCCCACGCCGATTGCCCGACATGGGTGGAGCTCTCCAACCGGAAGCTCTCAAGGCTATCCTCTTCCAGGAGGAGGAGGTGTACATACGATATCTACTCGATCTCGCAGGAGTAGTAGGCCTACACATTGTGTACATTCCGGGAGAAGCACATTCGAATACCTGA